GGTCGCTACAACGGTTTTGTCAGGATCGGAGATGCTAAAACCACTCGCCATGGAGATGCTAGCACCCATACACAAAATGGTATCAATTGCTGCTTGATTGAGTCCTAGCGTGTAGCAGCCAATGTCTGACGTGTAGATGGACTTTTTCTTTTTAAAGGTTTTAGTGATGGCATAATGCACATCGCGGTGCGGACAGCCGGGGCACATATTGGGTGGGCGTTTTGGGAGTTCTTTATCGTACTTCTCACTTTGGTACGCATGGTTTGGTTCAATCACACCTGCTTTGGCAAAGGCTGAGAGCACTTTGTCTTTGGAAAATTCATCGATGAGATGCACGTGTTTGGTCAGTTTTCCGTAGAGTTTTGGAGAGCTTAACTGCTCTTCGATACAGGGAAAACTCTCTTCAAAGACGATCACTTTATCATAAGACTCAAAAAGCGCTTCGAGATTTTCTTTTGGAAGCGGGTAGGGCATATCGAGTTTTAAAATGTCCACTTGAATGTTAAGCTCTTCGACTGCTTCTTTCACATAGCCATCTCCCGTTCCACTCGTGAGGCACAGCACGCGTGAACCTTTAAGTGCGTGCGTTTTGGGTTCAATAAGATGTTCCCAGTTCCACAGCTTGATGGCTTCCAAACGCTCGATCTGCTCCAATCCTTGGCGAAATCTTCCAGCAGGAGGCACAGCGCCCCAACGAGGAATATTGCGCTCAAAATTACCTTGGTTTGCCTTTACATGTAAAGTATCATCGACCTCGCAAATTTCTCTGGCATGGCTGACGCGCATAACAGGGCGAAGCATGACAATGGTTTCAAATTGATGGGAGAATTCAATGCCCAGTTTGACCATGTCATATGCTTCTTGCGGCGTTGAAGGATCAAGCACGGGAATGCGTGCGAACTTGGCGAAACTGCGGCTATCTTGCTCGGTTTGCGAAGAGTAAAAGCCCGGATCATCACAGGAGATAAGCAGCATCGCACCTTTTAGCCCGATGTACGAAGCGCTCATCAATGGGTCGCTTGCCACATTAAGACCGACTTGTTTCATAGTCGCGCACGTTCGTTTGCCTGAAATGGCACCTGCGTAGGCGACTTCAAAACCCACTTTTTCATTGGTCGCCCACTGCGCGTAGGCTTCTAATTTAAATTTATCGCGAAATTTTTGAAAATTTCCCAAAATCTCACTCGAAGGTGTACCTGGATAGCCTGAGAGCATATCCACACCTGCATGAATCAGCCCCAAGGCAATCGCTTCATTCCCCATCAAAATCTGTTTCATATCGTTGTGCTCCATCGCTTCTGCATTGTAATTTTAAAGGGTATTGAAACTAAGATTATAAATTACTTATCTAAGATGCTTTGACAAAATCCTTACATGTAAAGTGAGCAAATTTGAAACTAAATGATTTTTTTAGGACGAATTAAGAATAAAACTAACGTTCCGTTAAACTGTTTTATATTACTTTGGGGAACATTTAAAAGGAGATGTGGGCATGGGAACATTTGATTTGGGCGTTGGATCGGCATTTTGGTTGATGAATGCGAGTGCACTTTTATGCGTGGTTTATGGTGTGATCAACTGGAACAAAGACAAAGAAGAGAAGGTCTTAAACACGAAATCTTGGGAAAAAGATGAAGCGCGAATCAATAAGGATTTATGATGAATATGCTTGAAAATATCATCATTATTATTTACCTCGCGGTATTGGGCTATCTCGGTTTTGTAGGCTATAAACAGACAAAAAGCTCGGCAGATTACTTAATCGCAGGAGGCAACACACATCCGTTTGTGATGGCGCTGAGTTATGGAGCTACCTTTATCTCCACAGCGGCGATTGTTGGGTTTGGAGGCGTGGCAGCGTGGCTTGGAAATTCACTGTTATGGCTTACGTTTTGTAACATCTTTATAGGTGTCTTTGTCGCCTTTGTCTTTTTAGGAAATCCAACCCGCAAAATGGGTATTCGGCTTAATGCACACACCTTTCCTGAACTCTTGGGACGACGTTTTAACTCTAAGTTTATTCAGATGTTTGGTGGTGTTTTGATTACCATCTTTATGCCTTTGTACACTTCGGCTGTTTTAATTGGTGGAACAGAGTTCTTGGTTGCTTACTTTAAAGTAGACTATCATCTAGCCCTTTTAGTTATGTCCGTCATTGTGACAGGTTATGTTTTAGCAGGTGGTCTTAAAGGCGTTATGCTGACCGATGCACTTCAAGGTGTCATTATGTTTGTAGCAATGCTCATACTTTTATTCATGGTTTTTGATGCTGTAGGTGGTGTTGATGCAGGTTTTACAAAATTGGAAACCGTGTGGAATGAAACGGTAGCATCGCTTGGGAGTGTCAACATTAAAGAGCTCAAAGCTGGAAGTCCCGATTTTATGATGAAGCTCTCTATGAATTGGGGTTTTCAAGGTTGGAATAAGATGCCACTTTTCCTCTCTGAAGGATGGCTTTTTGTTATTACAACGATTACGATGGGTGTGGGGGTGGGTGTTTTGGCACAACCACAGTTGGTTGTTCGTTTTATGACCGTTAAAAGTAAAAATGAGCTCAATCGCGCCGTTTTAATTGGGGGTGTTTTTATCATTGCAATGACGGGCATCATCTTCATTGTAGGGGCACTTACCAACGTTTGGTATTATGAGTTTAATGAAGGTAAAAATGCACTTCAAAGTGCTGGTGGCATTGGCAAAGTCATTCCTCATTTCATTAATGCGGCAATGCCCAAATGGTTTGCATTTATTTTTCTATTTGCTTTAATTTCGGCTGCCATGAGCACACTCTCAAGTCAATTTCATGCAATGGGAACAGCGATAGGTCGCGATGTTTTTGAGCAAATTGCAGGAAAACACACTCAAAATTCACTGCTGATTACACGTGTGGGTATTGTCGTGATGATTGTCATTTCAGTCTCTTTAGCCTATGTATTTGATAAACAGCCAGCGATTATTGCACGTAGTACGGCTATCTTTTTTGCACTCTGTGCGAGCATCTTTTTACCGACCTATTTTGGTGGACTTTTTTGGAAACGAATGACGAAAAAAGGTGCGATTGCGTCAATGGTCGTGGGTACGGTCATTACCACTTTTTGGCTTTTGTTTGTTCACTTTCAAGAGGCAAAAGAGTTGGGTCTGTGTAAAATGCTTTTCGGCGTGAATTCACTTTTAAGTGGAAAGATCATTTTTGTTGATGCGATGATTGTGGCATTGCCACTCTCCGCTTTAACCGCGGTGGTTGTCTCATTACTCACAAAGCCAGAGAGTTCAACGCTACTGAAAAAGTGTTTTGAGGATTGAAAAGAGGAGGGTAGCTTTACCCTCTGTACTCTCGTTTAGGGGAGGATCCTAAATTTGCGGACATTAAAAAAGCACGTGTTTTTTTATTTTTTTCCATAGAATCACGCGTTTTTGCCTGTTCTTCTTTTATAATTTTGAGTGCTTCTTGTATGAGTGCTTGTGCCTGCTTCGCTTCATTAACATCGGTTATTGTTGGTATCTCTTTGATTAATTTACCCATTTTTTTAGGATTTTTTTCAATGATGGCAATGGTAAAAGCATTACACCATGACATGTTCTGTCTCCTCTTTCCACGCTTCTAAAAGACCGCGTGCAACGTTAATGACTTCATCAAGTTTAGCTGTGTCATTTTTTAAATTAGCATCAGAGAGTAGCTGAAGCTGATACGTATATAGACCACGAAGATAGAATGCAACTGGTCCTCCATCGTAATTAAGTGAATGAATCAGCTCTGCAAAAATAGCTGAAGTTCGATTGATCCAGTAGGTTCTTTTTTCAATATCTTTATCTTCAATCGCTTTTTTAGCTTGAGATGAAAAACGTAAAACTCCCTCATAAAGCATCTTAATCAACTTTTCAGGCGACTCAATAGAAATATTATTTTGTGAATAAGTTGAATAGGCTAAATTAGTATACATGCAAAAATCCTTTAAAATTAATCACTACTACTTTCATCAATCATCATTGAAAGCGTATCAAATGATGTAGTCATTTCGCTAATCATGCTATCGTATGCAGCAAACTTTGTTGCCATAATCTCGTATTTTGTATCCAAACTTTCAACCAATTTTTCTCTTTGCTCTGTCAATGATTCCAATCTGGTATCCAGATATTCAGAATAAACGGTAAGGATACCTTCCGAATCATCCGTATATGTTTCCAAAAGATCTTCAAATTCTGTAAACATTCCATCACGAGTGGTACTA
Above is a genomic segment from Sulfurospirillum halorespirans DSM 13726 containing:
- a CDS encoding thiamine pyrophosphate-dependent enzyme — protein: MKQILMGNEAIALGLIHAGVDMLSGYPGTPSSEILGNFQKFRDKFKLEAYAQWATNEKVGFEVAYAGAISGKRTCATMKQVGLNVASDPLMSASYIGLKGAMLLISCDDPGFYSSQTEQDSRSFAKFARIPVLDPSTPQEAYDMVKLGIEFSHQFETIVMLRPVMRVSHAREICEVDDTLHVKANQGNFERNIPRWGAVPPAGRFRQGLEQIERLEAIKLWNWEHLIEPKTHALKGSRVLCLTSGTGDGYVKEAVEELNIQVDILKLDMPYPLPKENLEALFESYDKVIVFEESFPCIEEQLSSPKLYGKLTKHVHLIDEFSKDKVLSAFAKAGVIEPNHAYQSEKYDKELPKRPPNMCPGCPHRDVHYAITKTFKKKKSIYTSDIGCYTLGLNQAAIDTILCMGASISMASGFSISDPDKTVVATIGDSTFMHSGVAPLINAVYQNHKFVLIILDNSTTAMTGRQTTPERTNPNQIDIKRIIEGCGIACHEYVYEQDLNKTVDFMKSLQEAYKTATAPVVAVVREFCVLDKENAVGRLGNVLVEVDEDKCVACDSCITNYKCPPMHYNDAGKMEIDPFLCAGCGSCLDVVCPTDAFVKKEEN
- a CDS encoding symporter small accessory protein — encoded protein: MGTFDLGVGSAFWLMNASALLCVVYGVINWNKDKEEKVLNTKSWEKDEARINKDL
- a CDS encoding sodium:solute symporter family protein — translated: MMNMLENIIIIIYLAVLGYLGFVGYKQTKSSADYLIAGGNTHPFVMALSYGATFISTAAIVGFGGVAAWLGNSLLWLTFCNIFIGVFVAFVFLGNPTRKMGIRLNAHTFPELLGRRFNSKFIQMFGGVLITIFMPLYTSAVLIGGTEFLVAYFKVDYHLALLVMSVIVTGYVLAGGLKGVMLTDALQGVIMFVAMLILLFMVFDAVGGVDAGFTKLETVWNETVASLGSVNIKELKAGSPDFMMKLSMNWGFQGWNKMPLFLSEGWLFVITTITMGVGVGVLAQPQLVVRFMTVKSKNELNRAVLIGGVFIIAMTGIIFIVGALTNVWYYEFNEGKNALQSAGGIGKVIPHFINAAMPKWFAFIFLFALISAAMSTLSSQFHAMGTAIGRDVFEQIAGKHTQNSLLITRVGIVVMIVISVSLAYVFDKQPAIIARSTAIFFALCASIFLPTYFGGLFWKRMTKKGAIASMVVGTVITTFWLLFVHFQEAKELGLCKMLFGVNSLLSGKIIFVDAMIVALPLSALTAVVVSLLTKPESSTLLKKCFED
- the fliS gene encoding flagellar export chaperone FliS, whose protein sequence is MYTNLAYSTYSQNNISIESPEKLIKMLYEGVLRFSSQAKKAIEDKDIEKRTYWINRTSAIFAELIHSLNYDGGPVAFYLRGLYTYQLQLLSDANLKNDTAKLDEVINVARGLLEAWKEETEHVMV